A genomic segment from Roseibium algicola encodes:
- the nthB gene encoding nitrile hydratase subunit beta, with protein sequence MNGAQDLGGQMGFGPIELEENEPNFHAKWEERAFAVTLAMGATGSWTLDASRFARESLPQVTYLTSSYYEIWTRGLEKLVLANGLVTEEELKQGRKLEAAKPVKRVLSADAVAGVLSKGAPVDREEHQPARFRVGDKVHTRRMNPEHHTRLPRYARDAVGTIEVIHGVHVFPDTNAHGEGEQPTWLYGVLFKGTDIWGPDSDPKLSLRIDLWEPYLDLAR encoded by the coding sequence ATGAACGGCGCCCAGGATCTTGGCGGACAGATGGGCTTTGGCCCCATCGAACTGGAAGAAAACGAACCCAACTTCCATGCCAAATGGGAAGAACGCGCGTTTGCGGTAACGCTGGCCATGGGCGCAACCGGCTCCTGGACGCTTGATGCCTCACGCTTTGCCCGCGAATCCTTGCCGCAAGTTACCTACCTGACCTCCAGCTATTACGAGATCTGGACCAGAGGGCTTGAAAAACTTGTGCTGGCCAATGGCCTCGTTACGGAAGAGGAACTGAAACAAGGCCGGAAACTTGAAGCCGCGAAGCCGGTCAAGCGCGTGCTCTCGGCAGACGCTGTTGCCGGAGTTCTGTCCAAAGGCGCACCGGTCGACCGAGAAGAACATCAGCCCGCCCGTTTCCGCGTCGGTGACAAGGTCCATACGCGGCGCATGAACCCCGAACACCACACGCGCCTTCCCCGCTATGCCCGCGATGCTGTTGGCACGATCGAGGTCATTCACGGCGTTCATGTGTTCCCGGATACCAACGCGCACGGCGAGGGCGAACAGCCGACCTGGCTTTATGGTGTCCTCTTCAAGGGTACCGACATCTGGGGTCCTGACAGCGATCCCAAGCTTTCCCTGCGTATCGATCTCTGGGAGCCTTATCTTGACCTTGCCCGATAA
- the nthA gene encoding nitrile hydratase subunit alpha has translation MSAHEHDHSHDHDHSELSEIELRVRALETLLTEKGYIDPPALDELIETYETKIGPKNGARVVARAWADADYRDRLLKDATSAIAEFGFTGRQGEHMVAVENTDQTHNMVVCTLCSCYPWTVLGLPPVWYKSAPYRSRAVRDPRGVLDEFGVKLPDDTEVRVWDSTAEIRYLVIPKRPAGTDGWSEERLADLVTRNSMIGTGLALDPSELEDAA, from the coding sequence ATGTCCGCTCACGAACACGATCATTCCCATGATCACGACCATTCCGAATTGAGCGAGATAGAGCTGCGTGTACGCGCTTTGGAAACGCTGCTGACGGAAAAGGGATATATCGATCCCCCTGCCCTGGACGAATTGATCGAGACTTACGAAACCAAGATCGGCCCCAAGAACGGCGCCCGCGTTGTTGCGCGGGCGTGGGCGGATGCAGACTACCGGGACCGGCTCCTGAAAGACGCGACCTCAGCGATTGCCGAGTTCGGCTTCACTGGCCGTCAGGGTGAACACATGGTGGCGGTCGAGAATACCGACCAGACCCACAACATGGTCGTTTGTACACTGTGCTCCTGTTATCCCTGGACAGTGCTGGGCTTGCCGCCTGTCTGGTACAAGTCTGCTCCCTATCGGTCCCGCGCCGTGCGCGACCCGCGAGGTGTTCTGGATGAATTTGGCGTAAAGCTGCCGGATGATACCGAAGTCCGCGTCTGGGATTCGACGGCTGAAATCCGCTATCTGGTGATCCCCAAACGCCCTGCGGGAACAGACGGATGGAGCGAGGAACGTCTGGCGGATCTCGTCACCCGCAACAGCATGATCGGTACCGGGCTGGCGCTCGATCCTTCCGAACTGGAGGATGCGGCATGA
- a CDS encoding ABC transporter permease, translated as MTMDVKNTPTREVEHYVDPTPFNPAVTEEMTAEQERFYQASQWKIMWWKFKRHKIAVWSGVVLILFYLCVPFAEVIAPYGANSRDSMHLYAPPQPIHLFHEGKLVGPFVYGMTSEIDMETLQWVFKDDPNNVQPLRFFCSGAKYKFWGLWDASFHLVCPAEGGTMFLFGTDRLGRDQFSGLVYGARLSLTVGLIGVVISIVLGLFFGGIAGYFGGWIDSLIQRAIEILRSLPELPLWMALSAALPVTWSPVWIYFGLTIILGLLDWPGLARAVRSKLLSLREEEYAKAAVLMGAKPKRVITRHLLPGFTSHIIASATLSIPSMILGETALSYLNLGLRRPAVSWGVLLNEAQNISVVTVYPWLMAPVLPIIIVVLAFNFLGDGLRDAADPYK; from the coding sequence ATGACCATGGACGTGAAGAACACGCCCACGCGCGAAGTCGAGCATTACGTCGATCCGACGCCGTTCAACCCGGCTGTCACCGAGGAGATGACCGCCGAGCAGGAGCGCTTCTACCAGGCTTCCCAATGGAAGATCATGTGGTGGAAATTCAAGCGCCACAAAATAGCGGTCTGGTCAGGCGTGGTCCTGATCCTGTTCTATCTTTGCGTTCCCTTTGCCGAAGTAATTGCACCCTATGGCGCCAACAGCCGCGACAGCATGCATCTTTATGCTCCGCCGCAACCGATCCACTTGTTTCACGAAGGCAAGCTTGTCGGTCCGTTCGTCTACGGCATGACCTCGGAAATCGACATGGAAACCCTGCAATGGGTGTTCAAGGACGATCCGAACAATGTCCAGCCGCTCCGCTTCTTCTGCAGCGGCGCAAAATACAAGTTCTGGGGGCTCTGGGACGCTTCCTTCCACCTTGTGTGTCCGGCGGAAGGCGGCACGATGTTCCTGTTCGGGACGGACCGACTTGGCCGCGATCAGTTCTCGGGCCTGGTCTACGGGGCCCGGCTGTCGCTCACTGTCGGTCTGATCGGCGTCGTGATCTCAATCGTTCTCGGGCTCTTCTTCGGTGGGATAGCCGGCTATTTCGGCGGCTGGATCGACAGTCTGATCCAGCGGGCGATCGAGATCCTGCGCTCACTTCCCGAACTGCCTCTTTGGATGGCACTCTCCGCGGCGCTGCCTGTCACCTGGAGCCCCGTCTGGATCTATTTCGGACTGACGATCATCCTTGGTCTGCTGGATTGGCCCGGGCTTGCCCGTGCCGTCAGGTCGAAGCTGCTGTCCCTGCGTGAAGAGGAATACGCCAAGGCAGCTGTCCTGATGGGGGCCAAGCCGAAGCGCGTCATCACGCGGCATCTGCTGCCGGGTTTCACCAGCCACATCATCGCGTCGGCGACGCTGTCGATCCCGTCCATGATCCTGGGTGAGACTGCGCTGTCCTATCTTAACCTCGGTCTGCGTCGGCCGGCGGTTTCCTGGGGTGTTCTCTTGAACGAAGCGCAGAATATTTCGGTGGTGACCGTCTATCCCTGGCTGATGGCTCCGGTGCTGCCGATCATCATTGTCGTCCTGGCGTTCAATTTCCTTGGCGATGGTTTGCGCGACGCGGCAGATCCCTATAAGTGA
- a CDS encoding VOC family protein: MKIEQMHHVAYRCKDAKETVEWYGKMLNMDFVLAIAEDHVPSTHDPDPYMHVFLDAGNGNVLAFFELPTKPEMGFDPNTPRWVQHIAFKVKDRDELIAFKDHLEKNGVEVLGVTDHSIFHSIYFFDPNGHRVELACPDPEEDQLLARLDEVKWEMLEEWSKTKRAPKHAEWLHAKELADV, encoded by the coding sequence ATGAAAATCGAGCAGATGCATCACGTCGCCTATCGTTGCAAGGACGCCAAGGAAACCGTGGAATGGTACGGCAAGATGCTGAACATGGATTTTGTTCTGGCGATCGCCGAAGATCATGTGCCCTCCACCCACGATCCCGATCCCTACATGCACGTCTTCCTGGATGCCGGAAACGGCAACGTCCTGGCGTTCTTCGAACTGCCGACCAAACCCGAGATGGGGTTTGACCCGAATACGCCGCGCTGGGTACAGCATATCGCCTTCAAGGTGAAGGATCGGGACGAGCTGATTGCGTTCAAGGACCACCTGGAAAAGAACGGTGTCGAGGTTCTGGGTGTGACCGACCACTCAATCTTCCACTCCATCTATTTCTTCGATCCCAACGGTCACCGTGTCGAGCTGGCTTGCCCGGATCCCGAAGAAGACCAGCTTCTGGCTCGCCTGGACGAGGTCAAGTGGGAGATGCTGGAAGAATGGTCGAAGACCAAAAGGGCCCCGAAACACGCTGAATGGCTGCACGCCAAAGAGCTGGCCGATGTGTGA
- a CDS encoding GNAT family N-acetyltransferase, translating to MSISDIPAEFAPVSRAGNWPEGLIIRAERPDDVDGLTVLQGLPKFRAGTLRLPYPRRKDIEARVNQSSPDKVSLVGILGGTLVAAAGFARSAGRRGHAASLGMGVHDDYTGRGIGRAMLTELIEIADNWMNIRRLELTVFTDNEAAVRLYQTLGFEIEGTHKDFAFRSGSFVDAYAMARLRR from the coding sequence ATGAGCATTTCAGACATCCCCGCGGAATTTGCACCGGTCTCCAGGGCAGGTAACTGGCCCGAAGGCCTGATTATACGCGCCGAAAGACCGGACGACGTGGACGGTTTGACCGTCCTGCAAGGTCTGCCGAAGTTCCGGGCGGGTACCTTGCGCCTGCCCTACCCACGGCGCAAGGACATCGAGGCCCGTGTGAACCAGTCCTCACCGGATAAGGTGTCCCTTGTCGGCATTTTGGGCGGGACTCTGGTCGCCGCCGCCGGTTTTGCCCGTTCCGCCGGACGGCGCGGACATGCGGCCAGTCTGGGCATGGGCGTGCACGACGATTACACCGGACGCGGGATCGGCCGGGCGATGCTGACAGAGCTGATCGAGATTGCGGACAACTGGATGAACATCCGCCGTCTGGAATTGACCGTCTTCACCGACAATGAAGCCGCCGTCAGGCTCTATCAGACACTTGGCTTCGAAATAGAAGGCACCCACAAGGACTTTGCCTTCCGCTCCGGGTCGTTTGTCGACGCCTATGCGATGGCGCGGCTCAGGAGGTGA
- a CDS encoding LysR family transcriptional regulator has translation MYSWDDLKFVLAIANAGSLTKAARSLGVTHSTVSRRLSALEEEIGARLFDRLPEGFTPTTAGEEAVEAARRMELEVLALDMRIAAKDTELEGPLRVTAAQLIFQVQLAEIVARFKERHPGIDVTMNAANEILSLHRREADIAVRVTDKPDESLFGRLATGQNRCFYVSRDFARRYRDAALETVTSQAVPFIAFKWWGNKVPKEMRDRYPNGEVATVTDDMITMHAAVRAGMGIGRLPCFLGDPDPDLIRLPGVEPSRYFDIWILTHPDLKNVARVRTFLRFAADAFKEKSSLYLGN, from the coding sequence ATGTATAGCTGGGATGATCTGAAATTCGTGCTCGCCATTGCCAATGCCGGCAGCCTGACCAAGGCCGCCCGCAGCCTTGGTGTGACGCATTCTACGGTGTCGCGGCGGCTGTCGGCGCTGGAAGAGGAAATCGGCGCACGTCTGTTCGACCGTCTTCCGGAAGGGTTCACGCCGACCACCGCCGGCGAAGAGGCGGTTGAAGCCGCCCGCCGGATGGAATTGGAAGTGCTTGCGCTGGACATGCGCATTGCCGCCAAGGATACCGAACTCGAAGGCCCATTACGGGTTACAGCGGCACAGCTTATTTTCCAGGTGCAACTGGCCGAGATTGTCGCGCGCTTCAAGGAGCGGCACCCGGGCATCGACGTCACCATGAATGCGGCCAACGAAATTCTGAGCCTGCACCGGCGCGAGGCCGATATCGCGGTGCGTGTCACCGACAAGCCCGATGAAAGCCTGTTTGGCCGTCTTGCCACAGGCCAGAACCGCTGTTTCTACGTGTCGAGAGACTTTGCCCGCCGATACCGGGACGCGGCGCTCGAAACGGTCACATCGCAGGCGGTGCCTTTCATCGCCTTCAAATGGTGGGGAAACAAGGTGCCGAAGGAAATGCGCGATCGGTACCCCAATGGCGAGGTGGCAACGGTCACCGACGACATGATCACGATGCATGCGGCCGTTCGGGCCGGCATGGGCATCGGCCGTTTGCCCTGCTTTCTGGGGGATCCTGATCCCGACTTGATCCGCCTGCCGGGCGTCGAACCGAGCCGTTACTTCGATATCTGGATCCTGACCCATCCGGACCTGAAGAACGTCGCCAGGGTCCGAACCTTTCTTCGCTTTGCGGCCGACGCCTTCAAGGAAAAGAGCAGTCTCTACCTCGGGAATTGA
- a CDS encoding polysaccharide deacetylase family protein, whose translation MTTDPQRFRQELTDHLDWFAERGRKVRFWWRDDDAIEPTPALERMLSLANNHDVDVAFAVIPKMATKALADRFADERHALVLQHGWQHKNFQRKDLGEKAAELGSRRDPDDLMAELKAGHDRLWELFGDKFVKAMVPPWNRIDPEISRRLPGIGLSGLSTFTWHNFPRAHQLQSHIDILKWKKQVRFIGWESARLRFDLQLTRRRNTGSEPVGLLTHHLVHDDGCFEFLEIFLEIAAHHEGAEWPEVKSLFGENGS comes from the coding sequence CAGCGCTTCCGGCAGGAGCTTACCGATCATCTCGACTGGTTTGCCGAACGCGGCCGCAAGGTCCGCTTCTGGTGGCGCGACGACGACGCCATCGAACCGACACCAGCCCTTGAACGCATGTTGTCTCTTGCCAACAATCATGACGTCGATGTGGCGTTCGCGGTCATCCCGAAGATGGCGACGAAAGCCCTTGCAGATCGGTTCGCCGATGAACGACATGCGCTGGTTCTGCAACACGGCTGGCAGCACAAGAATTTCCAGCGGAAGGACCTCGGCGAAAAAGCAGCCGAGCTTGGTTCCCGGCGGGATCCGGACGACCTGATGGCCGAGCTCAAGGCAGGTCATGACCGCCTGTGGGAACTCTTTGGCGACAAGTTCGTGAAGGCCATGGTGCCGCCCTGGAACCGGATCGATCCTGAAATCTCCCGCCGCCTGCCCGGTATCGGCCTGTCGGGTCTTTCTACCTTCACCTGGCACAACTTTCCGCGTGCGCATCAGCTCCAGTCGCACATCGACATCCTGAAATGGAAAAAGCAGGTGCGCTTCATCGGCTGGGAAAGCGCGCGGCTGCGCTTCGACCTGCAGCTCACCCGCCGGCGCAACACCGGCTCCGAGCCGGTTGGCCTCCTGACCCACCATCTGGTGCATGACGACGGCTGCTTCGAGTTTCTGGAGATCTTTCTGGAAATCGCCGCTCATCATGAAGGCGCTGAATGGCCGGAGGTGAAAAGCCTCTTTGGCGAGAACGGTTCCTAG
- a CDS encoding DUF1330 domain-containing protein yields MSIQAIAMITVTDREALGAYREKAADALARHGGSVIAADPEPLVLEAAIDAPNMVALLSFPTPDAAKAWHRDPDLADVHALRNKGGKSTIVVLPG; encoded by the coding sequence ATGTCCATTCAAGCGATTGCCATGATCACGGTGACGGATCGCGAAGCGCTCGGCGCCTATCGTGAAAAAGCTGCAGACGCTCTCGCCCGCCATGGCGGCAGCGTCATTGCAGCGGATCCCGAACCTCTGGTCCTGGAAGCGGCTATCGATGCGCCGAACATGGTTGCCCTGCTGTCCTTCCCCACGCCCGACGCCGCCAAGGCCTGGCATCGCGACCCGGACCTTGCCGATGTACACGCCCTTCGGAACAAGGGCGGCAAGTCGACGATTGTCGTGCTTCCGGGTTGA
- a CDS encoding peptide-methionine (S)-S-oxide reductase has translation MTLEAGVKIGLGGGCHWCTEAVFQAIAGISKVEQGFIRSDPPENAWSEAVVVTFDPVALPLEVLLEIHLRTHSSTSHHKMRGKYRSAVYVYDAGTGVKVGRLMRALQQRFDEPLVTRVMTLAEFKASDEQFRNYYAKGPERPFCKTYIDPKLALLRKQFVAALKPERLEAAE, from the coding sequence ATGACATTGGAGGCCGGGGTGAAAATCGGGCTGGGCGGCGGGTGCCATTGGTGCACGGAGGCCGTCTTTCAGGCAATTGCGGGCATTTCGAAGGTGGAACAGGGCTTCATCCGCTCCGATCCGCCAGAAAATGCCTGGTCAGAAGCGGTGGTGGTGACCTTCGATCCGGTCGCACTGCCGCTGGAAGTCCTGCTCGAGATCCATCTGCGCACCCACTCCAGCACCTCCCACCACAAGATGCGCGGCAAGTATCGCAGTGCCGTTTACGTCTATGACGCCGGGACAGGTGTGAAGGTCGGAAGGCTGATGCGCGCCTTGCAGCAGCGCTTTGACGAACCGCTTGTGACGCGTGTAATGACGCTTGCCGAGTTCAAGGCCTCGGACGAACAGTTCCGGAACTACTATGCCAAGGGGCCGGAACGCCCGTTCTGCAAGACCTATATCGACCCGAAGCTCGCCCTCCTGCGCAAACAATTTGTTGCTGCTCTGAAGCCGGAACGACTGGAAGCAGCGGAATAG
- a CDS encoding methyltransferase family protein produces MRLLLPPPVVVGIGLLLLYAGARLFPALNLTFSGQTSIAAVLLIAGLAIGGHALFRFVMAGTTFNPVTPDKARTLVTRGFYRVSRNPMYVADVLLLLAFGTYLGTATVFAVVPAFVWYLTEFQIRPEEEHLKRLFGQEYLDYCARVRRWI; encoded by the coding sequence ATGCGCCTGTTGCTTCCACCTCCGGTCGTCGTCGGGATCGGACTGCTTCTGCTGTATGCCGGCGCCAGGCTGTTCCCGGCGCTGAACCTCACCTTTTCAGGTCAGACTTCGATCGCCGCGGTGTTGCTCATTGCCGGACTGGCAATTGGCGGACACGCGCTTTTTCGCTTTGTCATGGCGGGAACGACCTTCAACCCCGTAACACCGGATAAAGCCAGAACTCTGGTGACCCGAGGTTTCTACAGGGTGTCGCGCAACCCGATGTATGTCGCCGACGTTCTGCTGCTATTGGCATTCGGCACCTACCTCGGTACGGCGACGGTTTTCGCCGTCGTTCCGGCTTTTGTCTGGTACCTGACCGAATTCCAGATCAGGCCTGAAGAAGAGCATCTGAAGCGCCTGTTCGGTCAGGAGTATCTCGACTATTGCGCGCGCGTTCGCCGCTGGATCTGA
- a CDS encoding DUF2783 domain-containing protein, whose product MALNLKLNLTRNLPDPDGFYEYLVSSQRHMSDEEANCMNARLILILANQIGDPDVLKAAIDFAANPKAAEKREAA is encoded by the coding sequence ATGGCCCTAAATCTGAAGCTGAACCTGACACGAAACCTTCCCGATCCGGACGGCTTTTATGAGTATCTGGTCTCCAGTCAGCGCCATATGAGTGACGAGGAAGCAAACTGCATGAATGCCAGGCTGATCCTCATCCTCGCCAACCAGATCGGCGATCCGGATGTCCTCAAAGCCGCCATCGACTTTGCAGCCAATCCGAAGGCGGCAGAGAAAAGGGAAGCGGCCTGA
- a CDS encoding DUF3088 domain-containing protein has protein sequence MKDTLYVLAPGFEDPAYPGKTFYCWHCALMEGVLASFPELADRLDVRRIAWPKPRRDVAELLGEDNQSLPVLVLSEGGFINDKDAILTALTERHGFPHPHP, from the coding sequence ATGAAAGACACGCTCTACGTACTCGCCCCTGGATTTGAAGACCCCGCCTATCCCGGCAAGACATTCTACTGCTGGCATTGCGCGCTCATGGAAGGCGTGCTCGCCTCGTTTCCGGAGCTTGCGGACCGGCTTGACGTTCGCCGCATTGCCTGGCCGAAACCACGCAGGGACGTGGCCGAACTTCTGGGGGAAGACAATCAGTCCCTGCCTGTGCTGGTGCTCTCCGAAGGCGGCTTCATCAATGACAAGGACGCGATCCTTACCGCCCTCACCGAGCGCCACGGCTTTCCCCATCCTCATCCGTGA
- a CDS encoding nitrile hydratase accessory protein, whose translation MTLPDKFLETPRLPLDEDGGPVFGAPWEARVFAMTVKAHEAGVFTWGEWAEALGAELAKDGDGSGETEGYYDRWLAAFEGLLTAKNIAAAGQLADLRKAWDDAARATPHGAPIVLQRS comes from the coding sequence TTGACCTTGCCCGATAAGTTTCTCGAAACGCCGCGCCTGCCGCTGGATGAAGACGGCGGGCCGGTGTTCGGTGCTCCCTGGGAAGCCAGGGTTTTCGCCATGACGGTGAAAGCCCATGAAGCCGGAGTGTTTACCTGGGGCGAATGGGCTGAGGCTCTGGGCGCCGAGCTTGCCAAGGATGGCGACGGAAGCGGCGAGACCGAAGGCTATTACGACCGTTGGCTGGCGGCCTTCGAAGGTCTGCTCACAGCCAAGAACATTGCCGCAGCCGGACAACTTGCAGACCTGCGCAAGGCCTGGGACGACGCGGCCAGGGCCACGCCGCACGGCGCACCAATCGTTCTTCAGAGGTCCTGA
- a CDS encoding class I SAM-dependent methyltransferase, whose amino-acid sequence MSKNATTAAGWDEEYEAGRWAFLRSLPESGRYGIIGMWLSLTGSMDDVLDIGCGEGLLYERLQPMGVKRYVGMDLSPASLQIANVDPAIASLRAGDMHTFEAQEGETFSAIVFNEVLHFADDPAAVVARYVPFLKENGVIALSMYSPKKPESGANKLINKLWEATDDTSKWEVLDDYRLVSDKKGVTWRMRLVKPVR is encoded by the coding sequence ATGTCGAAGAATGCCACCACCGCCGCTGGCTGGGACGAGGAATATGAAGCCGGTCGCTGGGCCTTCCTGCGCTCGCTGCCTGAAAGCGGCCGATACGGCATTATCGGCATGTGGCTGAGCCTGACCGGCTCCATGGATGACGTTCTCGATATCGGCTGCGGCGAAGGCCTGCTCTACGAGCGTTTGCAGCCCATGGGCGTCAAGCGCTATGTCGGCATGGATCTTTCCCCGGCTTCCCTGCAGATCGCCAATGTCGACCCGGCCATCGCCAGCCTGCGGGCAGGCGACATGCACACTTTCGAAGCGCAGGAAGGTGAAACGTTCTCCGCCATTGTCTTCAACGAGGTTCTTCACTTCGCGGATGACCCGGCTGCCGTCGTTGCCCGCTACGTCCCGTTCCTGAAGGAAAACGGTGTTATCGCCCTGTCGATGTATTCACCGAAAAAGCCGGAGTCAGGTGCAAACAAGCTGATCAACAAGCTCTGGGAAGCAACCGACGATACCAGCAAGTGGGAAGTGCTCGATGACTATCGTCTCGTCTCCGACAAGAAAGGCGTCACCTGGCGCATGCGCCTGGTGAAGCCGGTTCGGTAA
- a CDS encoding FAD-dependent oxidoreductase encodes MFQTYQYPQYSYRQSEEQQTGTVKRHKVVVIGAGPIGLTAALDFAQRGIPTVVLDDNNTVSIGSRAVCYAKRPLEIWDRLGCATRMIDKGIEWKIGKVFFRDDLAYTFDLLPEDGHKIPAFINLQQYYLEEYMVDEAQKSNLIDLRWKHKLLNLQQGDDHVVLTVETPDGVFKMEADWVVACDGANSDTRKMVGAGFSGQFFQDRFLIADIIMKADFPTERWFWFDPPFHRGQSALLHKQCDDVWRLDFQLGWEADPEEEKKPENIIPRVKAMLGEDKEFELEWASVYQFACRRIDNFRYGRVLFAGDAAHQVSPFGARGANTGVQDIDNLGWKLKLVLDGDAPESLIDSYHTERAFAADDNLLNSTRSTDFITPKNEASRRFRDAVLDLSEVTDFAKPLVNSGRLSAPTPYVESALNTADESSFAGKMSPGTCCADAPVKVNGEAAWFLNQIGDGFTLLVFGDEAATDVSAGNVKARVLRVGKDLQDKDGTLAARYDAAPGTVYLIRPDQHIAARWRYFNDNKVEAALKTAMGGA; translated from the coding sequence ATGTTTCAGACCTATCAATATCCGCAATACAGTTATCGTCAGTCGGAGGAGCAGCAGACAGGTACGGTCAAGCGCCACAAGGTGGTGGTGATCGGGGCTGGGCCGATCGGACTGACGGCTGCGCTTGATTTCGCCCAGCGGGGCATCCCCACCGTTGTTCTGGACGACAACAACACCGTTTCCATCGGTTCGCGCGCGGTCTGTTACGCCAAACGCCCGCTGGAGATCTGGGACAGGCTCGGCTGCGCCACACGCATGATCGACAAGGGTATCGAATGGAAGATCGGCAAGGTCTTCTTCCGCGACGACCTTGCCTACACATTCGACCTTCTGCCGGAAGACGGCCACAAGATCCCGGCCTTCATCAACCTCCAGCAATATTATCTGGAGGAATACATGGTCGACGAGGCTCAGAAATCGAACCTCATCGACTTGCGCTGGAAGCACAAGCTCCTGAACCTGCAGCAGGGTGACGATCATGTCGTGCTGACCGTCGAAACGCCTGACGGCGTCTTCAAGATGGAAGCAGACTGGGTGGTTGCCTGCGATGGCGCCAACTCCGACACACGCAAGATGGTCGGGGCAGGCTTTTCCGGCCAGTTCTTCCAGGATCGGTTCCTGATCGCCGACATCATCATGAAGGCCGATTTTCCGACCGAGCGCTGGTTCTGGTTCGACCCGCCGTTCCACCGGGGGCAGTCTGCTCTTCTGCACAAGCAGTGCGACGATGTCTGGCGGCTGGATTTTCAGCTTGGCTGGGAGGCCGATCCGGAAGAGGAGAAAAAGCCGGAAAACATCATTCCGCGCGTCAAGGCGATGCTGGGAGAGGACAAGGAGTTCGAGCTGGAATGGGCCTCCGTCTATCAGTTTGCCTGCCGGCGGATCGATAACTTCCGTTATGGCCGGGTACTGTTCGCGGGCGATGCTGCCCATCAGGTTTCACCCTTCGGCGCACGCGGCGCCAACACCGGCGTGCAGGACATCGACAATCTGGGCTGGAAGCTGAAACTGGTGCTGGACGGAGACGCCCCGGAAAGCCTCATCGACAGCTACCACACGGAGCGAGCCTTCGCGGCGGATGACAACCTGTTGAACTCGACCCGTTCCACCGATTTCATCACACCGAAAAACGAGGCCTCGCGCAGGTTCCGGGACGCGGTTCTGGATCTTTCGGAGGTGACCGACTTTGCCAAACCACTGGTCAACTCCGGACGTCTGTCGGCGCCGACACCTTATGTTGAAAGCGCGCTCAATACGGCCGACGAATCCAGTTTCGCAGGCAAGATGTCCCCGGGCACCTGTTGCGCCGACGCGCCTGTAAAAGTGAACGGCGAGGCGGCCTGGTTCCTCAACCAGATCGGCGACGGGTTCACCTTGCTTGTCTTTGGTGATGAAGCCGCAACAGATGTGTCAGCCGGCAATGTCAAGGCCCGTGTCCTGCGTGTGGGCAAGGACCTGCAGGACAAGGACGGAACACTTGCAGCCCGTTACGACGCGGCTCCCGGCACGGTCTACCTGATCCGCCCGGACCAGCATATTGCCGCTCGCTGGCGCTATTTCAACGACAACAAGGTGGAAGCCGCCTTGAAAACCGCGATGGGAGGCGCATGA